A region from the Sulfurivermis fontis genome encodes:
- the flhA gene encoding flagellar biosynthesis protein FlhA, translating into MAQFGGVLHTTRMLLASGLGAPIIVLILLAMVVLPLPPFMLDIFFTFNIALSLIVLLVTIYALRPLDFAVFPTVLLIATLLRLALNVASTRVVLLEGHNGTGAAGQVIESFGEFVVGGNYAVGLVVFVILVIINFAVVTKGAGRISEVSARFTLDAMPGKQMAIDADLNAGLIDADTARKRREEIAREADFYGSMDGASKFVRGDAVAGILITIINIIGGLVIGVAQHDMAFTDAAQVYALLTIGDGLVAQIPSLVLSTAAGIIITRVSASRDMGEMVVAQVFSNPRVLAVTASVLLLLGLIPGMPNLPFLLLASAIGGGAWWLFRKQKEEAAAAAAPPPVAVTAAAEPGTELKELTWDDVPLVDPIGLEVGYRLIPLVDKTQGGQLMARIKGVRKKLSQELGFLIPAVHIRDNLDLSPTAYRVTLLGVTVGEAEIYPDREMAINPGQVYGQLTGIKTTDPAFGLEAVWIEPGRREEAQGLGYTVVDPNTVVATHLSQLLQSHAHELLGHEEVQHLLTQLGKSAPKLVEDLVPKLLPMSVVVKVLQNLLAEGIPIRDMRTIAETLAEHAPRTQDAGILTSAVRVALGRMIVQKINGLASELPVITLAPELEQILLKSIRASDDGGAGIEPGLAERIHRGLAQSSQKQEMAGQPAVLLVSAPLRDLLARFVRHTIPGMHVLAYNEVPDSKQLRIVATVGNQAG; encoded by the coding sequence ATGGCGCAATTTGGCGGAGTCCTCCATACCACGCGCATGCTGCTGGCCTCGGGCCTCGGTGCGCCGATCATCGTGCTGATCCTGCTGGCGATGGTGGTGCTGCCGTTGCCGCCGTTCATGCTCGACATCTTCTTCACCTTCAACATCGCCTTATCGCTCATCGTCCTGCTGGTGACGATCTACGCCCTGCGCCCGCTGGACTTCGCGGTGTTTCCGACCGTGCTGCTCATCGCCACCCTGCTGCGCCTGGCCCTCAATGTCGCTTCCACCCGCGTGGTGTTGTTGGAAGGCCACAACGGCACCGGCGCTGCCGGCCAGGTGATCGAATCCTTCGGCGAGTTCGTGGTGGGTGGCAACTACGCCGTCGGTCTGGTGGTGTTCGTGATCCTGGTGATCATCAACTTTGCCGTGGTGACCAAGGGCGCCGGACGTATCTCGGAGGTGAGCGCACGATTCACCCTGGATGCCATGCCCGGCAAGCAGATGGCCATCGACGCCGACCTCAATGCCGGCCTCATCGATGCCGATACCGCGCGCAAACGCCGTGAGGAGATCGCGCGCGAGGCCGATTTCTACGGCTCCATGGACGGTGCCAGCAAATTCGTGCGCGGCGATGCCGTGGCCGGCATCCTGATCACCATCATCAATATCATCGGTGGCCTGGTCATCGGTGTGGCCCAACACGATATGGCCTTCACCGATGCCGCCCAGGTATATGCCCTGCTCACCATCGGTGACGGCCTGGTGGCACAGATCCCCTCGCTGGTGCTGTCCACCGCAGCGGGTATCATCATCACCCGCGTCTCCGCCTCGCGCGACATGGGTGAGATGGTGGTGGCGCAGGTGTTTTCCAATCCGCGCGTCCTGGCGGTGACCGCCAGTGTGCTGCTGCTGCTGGGTCTGATCCCCGGCATGCCCAACCTGCCGTTCCTGCTGCTGGCTTCGGCCATCGGTGGCGGCGCCTGGTGGCTGTTCCGCAAGCAGAAGGAAGAGGCGGCGGCGGCCGCCGCCCCGCCACCGGTGGCGGTGACGGCCGCGGCCGAGCCGGGCACCGAACTGAAGGAGCTGACCTGGGACGATGTACCGCTGGTGGACCCCATCGGTCTGGAGGTGGGTTATCGCCTGATTCCGCTGGTGGATAAGACGCAGGGCGGCCAGCTCATGGCGCGCATCAAGGGTGTACGCAAAAAGCTGTCACAGGAGCTGGGTTTCCTGATCCCGGCGGTGCACATCCGCGACAACCTGGACCTGTCGCCCACCGCCTACCGCGTCACCCTGCTCGGCGTGACGGTGGGCGAGGCGGAGATCTATCCAGACCGCGAGATGGCCATCAATCCCGGCCAGGTCTATGGTCAGTTGACCGGCATCAAGACCACCGACCCGGCCTTCGGCCTGGAGGCGGTATGGATCGAACCGGGCCGCCGCGAGGAGGCACAGGGACTGGGCTATACGGTGGTCGACCCCAACACCGTGGTGGCCACCCACCTGAGCCAGTTGTTGCAGAGCCATGCCCACGAACTGCTCGGTCACGAGGAGGTGCAGCATCTGCTGACCCAACTCGGCAAGAGTGCCCCCAAGCTGGTGGAGGATCTGGTGCCCAAGCTGCTGCCCATGTCGGTGGTGGTGAAGGTATTGCAGAATCTGTTGGCCGAGGGGATCCCCATCCGCGACATGCGCACCATCGCCGAGACCCTGGCCGAGCACGCCCCACGCACCCAGGATGCCGGGATTTTGACGAGTGCCGTGCGCGTCGCCCTTGGTAGGATGATTGTACAGAAAATCAATGGGTTGGCGAGTGAGTTGCCGGTAATTACACTGGCGCCCGAGTTGGAACAGATATTGCTAAAGAGTATTCGAGCGTCAGACGATGGGGGCGCGGGCATCGAGCCGGGACTGGCGGAACGTATCCACCGCGGCCTGGCCCAGAGCAGCCAGAAGCAGGAAATGGCCGGCCAGCCGGCGGTCCTGCTGGTTTCCGCCCCCTTGCGCGATCTGTTGGCGCGGTTTGTCAGGCACACGATTCCAGGCATGCACGTCCTCGCCTACAACGAGGTTCCGGATAGCAAGCAGCTGAGGATCGTGGCCACGGTGGGTAACCAGGCAGGCTAG
- the flhB gene encoding flagellar biosynthesis protein FlhB, with product MAESDGQERTEQATPKRQQEAREKGQVPRSRELATVAALLAAAGAMIGMGDSLTRDLAMQMQRGLTLTREQVFDTAAMPALFLDAVFEALWTFMPFFVLMLVVAIAASAVLGGWAFTAITFNWEKLDPIKGMGRVFAWRGLVEMLKGMAKFLLVALAALLLLRVMGEQFLGLGRESLSQGLAHAGSLLSWAFLLLSATLLIVAFIDVPFQLWDHQRQLRMTKQEVRDEFKQTEGSPEVKGRIRRMQMEIAQRRMMAEVPKADVVVTNPTHYAVALRYDQARGDAPVVVAKGSDLIALKIRNVAQENDVPVLEAPPLARALYHSTDLEQPIPVGLYRAVAMVLAYVYHLRQGPVYSREGVVTMPDLPIPDDLRRDE from the coding sequence ATGGCGGAGAGCGACGGCCAGGAACGTACAGAACAGGCAACACCCAAACGCCAGCAGGAGGCGCGCGAAAAGGGACAGGTACCGCGTTCGCGCGAACTGGCGACCGTGGCCGCGCTGTTGGCGGCGGCAGGTGCGATGATTGGCATGGGGGATTCGTTGACCCGTGATCTCGCCATGCAGATGCAGCGCGGCCTCACCCTGACGCGCGAGCAGGTGTTCGACACGGCGGCCATGCCGGCGCTGTTTCTCGACGCGGTGTTCGAGGCCCTGTGGACCTTCATGCCGTTTTTCGTGTTGATGCTGGTGGTGGCCATTGCCGCCTCGGCGGTACTGGGGGGGTGGGCGTTTACCGCCATCACTTTCAACTGGGAGAAACTCGATCCCATCAAGGGCATGGGGCGTGTGTTTGCCTGGCGCGGCCTGGTGGAGATGTTGAAGGGTATGGCCAAGTTCCTGCTGGTGGCGCTGGCGGCGCTGCTGCTGCTGCGGGTGATGGGCGAACAGTTTCTCGGCCTGGGGCGTGAGTCGTTGTCGCAAGGCCTGGCCCATGCCGGCAGCCTGCTGTCCTGGGCATTCCTGCTGTTGAGTGCGACGCTGCTGATCGTTGCCTTCATCGACGTGCCGTTCCAGTTGTGGGATCACCAGCGCCAACTGCGCATGACCAAGCAGGAAGTGCGTGACGAGTTCAAGCAGACGGAGGGCAGCCCGGAGGTGAAGGGACGCATCCGCCGCATGCAGATGGAGATAGCGCAGCGGCGCATGATGGCCGAGGTGCCCAAGGCCGATGTGGTGGTCACCAACCCGACCCATTATGCAGTGGCGCTGCGTTACGATCAGGCGCGTGGCGATGCGCCGGTGGTGGTGGCCAAGGGCAGCGATCTGATCGCCTTGAAGATACGTAATGTGGCGCAGGAGAACGACGTGCCGGTACTGGAGGCGCCGCCGCTGGCGCGTGCCCTGTACCACAGCACCGACCTGGAGCAGCCGATTCCGGTCGGCCTGTACCGTGCGGTGGCCATGGTGCTGGCCTATGTCTACCACCTGCGCCAGGGCCCGGTGTACAGCCGCGAGGGTGTGGTGACCATGCCCGACCTGCCGATCCCGGACGATTTGCGGCGGGATGAATGA
- the fliR gene encoding flagellar biosynthetic protein FliR: MHLTGAEIAAWLGSYLWPLFRIAAMIVAMPIFGSILIPVRVRLMLALAVTSIVAPVLPPGPAVDPISLASVLIILQQILIGVAMGFAMQLVFNAVTTGGQIIAMQMGLGFASMVDPQNGMQVPVLSQLYLLLVTLLFLGFNGHLVMIEMVAESFTALPVAADGLTRNGLWTLVGWGTQMFAGALWLALPAVASLLVVNIAFGVMARAAPQLNIFAIGFPVALMMGFVVILFTLPVVVPQFETLVNDGFALIVRLLSRE; the protein is encoded by the coding sequence ATGCACCTGACCGGCGCCGAAATCGCAGCATGGCTCGGCAGCTATCTGTGGCCGCTGTTCCGCATCGCTGCAATGATCGTCGCAATGCCCATCTTCGGTTCGATCCTGATCCCGGTGCGGGTGCGGCTGATGCTGGCGCTGGCCGTTACCTCCATCGTGGCACCGGTACTGCCACCGGGGCCGGCGGTCGATCCCATCAGTCTGGCCTCGGTGCTGATCATTCTGCAGCAGATTCTCATCGGTGTGGCCATGGGTTTTGCCATGCAGCTGGTGTTCAATGCGGTGACCACCGGCGGCCAGATCATCGCCATGCAGATGGGGCTCGGTTTCGCCTCGATGGTGGACCCGCAGAACGGCATGCAGGTGCCGGTGCTGTCGCAACTTTATCTGTTGTTGGTGACGCTGCTGTTCCTCGGTTTCAACGGCCATCTGGTGATGATTGAAATGGTGGCGGAGAGCTTCACTGCCCTGCCGGTGGCAGCGGACGGCCTGACCCGCAACGGCCTGTGGACGCTGGTGGGCTGGGGCACGCAAATGTTCGCCGGCGCGCTGTGGCTGGCGCTGCCGGCGGTGGCCTCGCTGCTGGTGGTGAACATCGCCTTCGGCGTGATGGCGCGCGCCGCGCCGCAGTTGAATATTTTTGCCATCGGTTTTCCGGTGGCGTTGATGATGGGCTTTGTGGTGATCCTGTTTACCCTGCCCGTCGTGGTCCCGCAGTTCGAAACCCTGGTCAACGACGGTTTCGCGCTGATTGTACGTTTGCTATCCCGGGAGTAG
- the fliQ gene encoding flagellar biosynthesis protein FliQ, translating to MTPETVLTVFQQALEVMTVLILVLLVPALLVGLLVAMFQAATQINEMTLSFIPKILITLAVLMIAGPWMLQLLIDYTQRLVDSIPSLLG from the coding sequence ATGACGCCCGAGACGGTACTGACGGTTTTTCAGCAGGCGCTGGAGGTGATGACGGTCCTGATCCTGGTGCTGCTGGTGCCGGCGTTGCTGGTCGGTCTGCTGGTGGCGATGTTCCAGGCGGCGACCCAGATCAATGAAATGACCCTCAGCTTCATCCCCAAGATACTCATCACCCTGGCAGTGTTGATGATCGCCGGGCCATGGATGCTGCAGCTGCTCATCGACTACACACAGCGGCTGGTCGACAGCATTCCGTCGCTGCTGGGCTAG
- the fliP gene encoding flagellar type III secretion system pore protein FliP (The bacterial flagellar biogenesis protein FliP forms a type III secretion system (T3SS)-type pore required for flagellar assembly.), whose product MSRMRVALFVLLALLPWSAFAQTGLEAVTVTTNPNGSETYSLSIQVLLLMTALTFLPAAVMMMTAFTRIIIVLAILRQAVGLMQAPSGQVLIGLALFLTFFIMAPVFDRIHTEAFQPYMDNKISFQEGLQKASVPLRGFMLAQTRESDIQLFGRLAGSEGYASADAVPLSVLVPAFVTSELKTAFQIGFLLFIPFLIIDLVVASVLMSMGMMMLSPMIISLPFKLMLFVLVDGWAMVVGTLAASFYV is encoded by the coding sequence ATGAGCCGGATGCGTGTTGCGCTGTTTGTGTTGTTGGCTCTTCTGCCGTGGAGCGCTTTTGCCCAGACCGGCTTGGAGGCGGTAACCGTCACCACCAATCCCAACGGCAGCGAGACCTACAGTCTGAGTATCCAGGTTTTGCTGCTCATGACGGCGCTGACCTTCCTGCCGGCAGCCGTGATGATGATGACCGCCTTTACCCGCATCATCATCGTGCTGGCGATCCTGCGCCAGGCGGTGGGCCTCATGCAGGCGCCTTCCGGTCAGGTGCTCATCGGACTGGCGCTGTTTCTCACCTTCTTCATCATGGCGCCGGTATTCGATCGCATCCACACCGAGGCCTTCCAACCCTATATGGACAACAAGATCAGTTTCCAGGAAGGACTGCAGAAGGCCAGCGTGCCGCTGCGCGGGTTCATGCTGGCACAAACGCGCGAGAGCGACATCCAGCTGTTCGGCCGTTTGGCCGGCAGCGAGGGCTATGCCTCGGCCGATGCCGTGCCGCTGTCGGTGCTGGTGCCGGCCTTCGTCACCAGCGAGTTGAAGACTGCATTCCAGATCGGTTTCCTGTTGTTCATACCCTTCCTGATCATCGACCTGGTGGTGGCCAGTGTGCTGATGTCGATGGGTATGATGATGCTGTCGCCGATGATCATCTCCCTGCCGTTCAAACTGATGCTGTTTGTGCTGGTGGATGGCTGGGCGATGGTGGTGGGGACGCTGGCGGCCAGTTTCTATGTCTAG
- a CDS encoding FliO/MopB family protein, with translation MLGGVPVGQRERVVLIQVGNKQLLLGVAPGRVQTLHVLDEPINVTAVPSGGESFAERLTAALKKSGRS, from the coding sequence GTGCTGGGTGGTGTCCCGGTGGGGCAGCGTGAGCGCGTGGTGCTGATCCAGGTCGGTAACAAGCAGCTGCTGCTCGGTGTGGCGCCGGGACGGGTGCAGACCCTGCATGTGTTGGATGAACCGATCAATGTGACTGCTGTGCCAAGCGGTGGCGAGAGTTTTGCCGAGCGTCTGACTGCGGCGCTGAAGAAGAGTGGCCGTTCATGA
- the fliN gene encoding flagellar motor switch protein FliN, with amino-acid sequence MSDTTDKDSDVMDEWAAAMAEAGATEEQSAAKPDVRKAPLKDLQDEHRPPPSEEVNLDVILDVPVTISLEIGRTKISIRNLLQLNQGSVVELDRLAGEPLDVMVNGTLIAHGEVVVVNEKYGIRLTDVISPMERVKKLK; translated from the coding sequence ATGAGTGACACGACCGACAAAGACAGCGACGTGATGGATGAGTGGGCGGCGGCGATGGCCGAGGCCGGTGCGACGGAGGAACAGTCTGCCGCCAAGCCCGACGTCAGGAAGGCACCGCTCAAGGATCTGCAGGACGAGCACCGGCCGCCGCCGTCCGAGGAGGTGAACCTGGATGTGATCCTCGATGTGCCGGTGACCATCTCGCTGGAGATCGGCCGCACCAAGATCAGCATTCGTAACCTGCTGCAACTCAATCAAGGGTCGGTGGTGGAATTGGATCGCCTGGCCGGCGAGCCGCTCGACGTGATGGTCAACGGCACCCTGATCGCCCATGGCGAGGTGGTGGTGGTCAACGAAAAATACGGCATTCGTCTGACTGACGTGATCAGTCCGATGGAGCGGGTGAAGAAGCTGAAATGA
- the fliM gene encoding flagellar motor switch protein FliM, whose translation MAINDLLSQDEIDALLHGVSGGDIETETDEGLAEGEVRTYDFASEERIVRGRMPTLEMINERFSRHFRISLFNMLRRSAEISVGGVEMMKFAEYVHTLYVPTSLNMIKIRPLRGTALLVLDPKLVFIVVDNFFGGDGRYHAKIEGREFTPTEQRVIQMLLNLAFKDLREAWAPVMDVDFEYMNSEVNPQFANIVSPTEVVVASKFHIELEGGGGDLHVTMPYSMLEPIREMLDAGVQSDRTDTDERWMVALREEIRTAEVELESTLTEVELTLRDIMHMKPGDIIPIEMPELVTLCAEGVPVFRGTLGVANDNLAIKIVKQVERPGKGRTESGRSKS comes from the coding sequence ATGGCCATCAACGACCTGCTGTCGCAAGACGAAATCGACGCCCTTCTGCACGGGGTGTCGGGCGGCGATATCGAGACCGAAACCGACGAGGGCCTTGCCGAGGGCGAGGTCCGCACCTACGACTTCGCCAGCGAGGAGCGCATCGTCCGCGGGCGCATGCCGACCCTGGAGATGATCAACGAGCGCTTTTCGCGCCACTTCCGCATCAGTCTGTTCAATATGCTGCGGCGTTCGGCGGAGATATCCGTCGGTGGTGTGGAAATGATGAAGTTCGCCGAGTACGTGCACACCCTCTACGTTCCCACCAGCCTGAACATGATCAAGATCCGGCCTCTGCGCGGTACGGCGCTGCTGGTGCTCGACCCCAAGCTGGTGTTCATCGTGGTGGACAACTTCTTCGGTGGCGACGGCCGTTACCACGCCAAGATCGAGGGCCGCGAATTCACCCCCACCGAACAGCGTGTCATCCAGATGCTGCTCAATCTGGCTTTCAAGGATCTGCGCGAGGCTTGGGCGCCGGTGATGGACGTGGATTTCGAGTACATGAATTCCGAGGTCAATCCACAGTTCGCCAATATCGTCAGCCCTACCGAGGTGGTGGTGGCGTCCAAGTTTCATATCGAGCTGGAGGGCGGCGGGGGCGATCTGCACGTCACCATGCCGTACTCCATGCTGGAGCCGATCCGCGAAATGCTCGATGCCGGCGTGCAAAGCGACCGTACCGATACCGATGAACGCTGGATGGTGGCGCTGCGGGAGGAAATCCGCACCGCCGAGGTGGAGTTGGAAAGCACCCTCACCGAGGTGGAGCTGACCCTGCGCGACATCATGCATATGAAGCCGGGCGACATCATTCCCATCGAGATGCCGGAACTGGTGACATTGTGTGCCGAGGGGGTACCCGTGTTCCGCGGCACACTGGGGGTCGCCAACGACAATCTGGCGATCAAGATCGTCAAGCAAGTGGAACGGCCTGGCAAGGGCCGCACTGAGAGTGGACGGAGCAAATCATGA
- a CDS encoding flagellar basal body-associated FliL family protein gives MANKDANKDELDLDVQQKPGGKKQLILYIVIGVLVLALGGLGAAFFLMKGGEGKDKGAGADSKAAEVKQAHYLALDKLVVNFGPGAPVRFLQVNLQVMSYDPEALKAMETHMPAIRNDILLLLGSQKYEVVSTPEGKEQLRGAILAKVQNVLDTYEKERKVEAVYYTEFVMQ, from the coding sequence ATGGCCAACAAAGACGCAAATAAGGATGAGCTGGATCTCGACGTACAGCAGAAGCCGGGGGGCAAGAAGCAACTGATTCTGTACATCGTCATCGGCGTGCTGGTGCTGGCTTTGGGCGGCCTGGGCGCCGCTTTCTTCCTGATGAAGGGCGGCGAGGGCAAGGATAAAGGCGCGGGGGCTGACAGCAAGGCGGCCGAGGTGAAACAGGCCCATTATCTGGCGCTGGACAAACTGGTGGTCAACTTCGGCCCCGGGGCGCCGGTGCGTTTCCTGCAGGTGAACCTGCAGGTGATGAGCTACGACCCGGAGGCGCTGAAGGCGATGGAGACCCATATGCCGGCCATACGCAACGACATTCTGTTGTTGCTCGGCAGCCAAAAGTATGAAGTGGTCAGCACGCCGGAGGGGAAGGAGCAGTTGCGCGGAGCGATTCTGGCGAAAGTGCAGAACGTACTCGACACCTACGAGAAGGAACGTAAGGTCGAGGCCGTTTACTATACCGAGTTCGTGATGCAGTAA
- the orn gene encoding oligoribonuclease: MAANPDNLIWIDLEMTGLEPLSDRIIEIATIVTDSQLNVLAEGPVLAVHQPAAVLDAMDEWNIRTHTASGLVERVRGSRLDEAAAARATIEFLQQYVPAGKSPMCGNSICQDRRFLAHWMPELEAFFHYRNMDVSTIKELSRRWYPEVAAGLKKNGVHLALDDIRESIAELRYYREKLFR, from the coding sequence ATGGCTGCCAACCCCGACAACCTTATCTGGATCGATCTGGAAATGACCGGTCTGGAGCCCCTGTCCGACCGCATCATCGAGATCGCCACCATCGTCACCGACAGCCAGCTCAACGTCCTCGCCGAAGGGCCGGTACTGGCGGTACATCAGCCGGCCGCGGTACTGGATGCCATGGACGAATGGAATATCCGTACCCACACCGCCTCCGGGTTGGTGGAACGGGTGCGTGGCAGCCGCCTCGACGAGGCGGCGGCGGCGCGGGCAACCATCGAATTCCTGCAGCAATACGTTCCGGCCGGTAAATCGCCCATGTGTGGCAACAGCATCTGCCAGGACCGCCGCTTCCTGGCGCACTGGATGCCGGAGCTGGAGGCCTTTTTCCATTATCGCAATATGGATGTGAGCACCATCAAGGAGCTGTCGCGGCGCTGGTACCCCGAGGTGGCCGCCGGGCTGAAGAAGAACGGTGTCCACCTGGCCCTGGACGACATCCGCGAGTCCATCGCCGAATTGCGGTATTACCGCGAGAAACTGTTCCGCTGA
- a CDS encoding 4a-hydroxytetrahydrobiopterin dehydratase yields MTTPLAQQHCQPISRGTAALDAATIATLLPQIPQWMVAADSTSLSREFRFRDFYATVAFVNAVAWIAHQQDHHPDLQVGYNRCRITWRTHAVGGLSLNDFICAARTDNLEAAA; encoded by the coding sequence ATGACCACCCCTCTCGCACAACAGCATTGCCAACCCATCAGCCGCGGCACAGCGGCACTCGATGCCGCCACCATCGCCACCCTACTGCCGCAGATACCGCAATGGATGGTGGCGGCTGACAGCACCAGCCTGAGCCGGGAGTTCCGTTTCCGCGACTTCTATGCCACCGTGGCCTTCGTCAATGCCGTGGCCTGGATCGCCCACCAGCAGGATCACCACCCGGATCTGCAGGTGGGCTACAATCGCTGCCGCATCACCTGGCGCACGCACGCCGTGGGCGGGTTGTCACTCAACGACTTCATCTGCGCCGCCCGTACCGATAACCTGGAAGCCGCTGCATGA
- the rsgA gene encoding small ribosomal subunit biogenesis GTPase RsgA, whose translation MSKRKLTRQQAWRIEKIQEERRRRAQRKAVAMESYDAEHLGPEQEGLVIANYGASVDVEAMTGGLHRCRLRQNLELLVPGDRVIWQAIGGDEAGVVVALLPRRTVLARPDALGALRPLAANIDQILVVAAPRPAYSTDLIDQYLVAAECTGITPLIVFNKVDLIASDAERERIEQDLQRYRQIGYRVLRASTVAQHGLDAVTAALRDKSSVFVGQSGVGKSSLVHALLPQEEIKVGALAERSGLGRHTTSAARYYRLPGGGAIIDSPGVREFSLWHMAATELAQGFIEFRPHLGHCRFRDCSHRHEPGCALRQAVADGTVSAERLASFHRMVEAEAGGRG comes from the coding sequence ATGAGCAAACGCAAACTGACGCGCCAGCAAGCCTGGCGTATCGAAAAGATCCAGGAGGAGCGACGCCGGCGCGCCCAGCGCAAGGCCGTCGCCATGGAGTCATATGATGCAGAACATCTGGGGCCGGAGCAGGAAGGACTGGTCATCGCCAATTACGGCGCCAGCGTCGATGTCGAGGCCATGACGGGCGGCCTGCATCGCTGCCGCCTGCGCCAGAATCTGGAGTTGCTGGTGCCAGGTGACCGGGTCATCTGGCAGGCCATCGGCGGCGATGAGGCCGGCGTGGTAGTGGCGCTGCTGCCGCGCCGTACCGTGCTCGCCCGCCCCGACGCCCTCGGTGCGCTGCGGCCGCTGGCGGCCAATATCGATCAGATTCTGGTGGTCGCCGCGCCGCGTCCCGCCTACAGCACCGACCTCATCGACCAATACCTGGTAGCTGCAGAGTGCACCGGCATCACCCCGCTCATCGTGTTCAACAAGGTCGATCTCATTGCCAGTGACGCCGAGCGGGAGCGCATCGAGCAGGACCTGCAACGCTATCGGCAGATCGGCTACCGCGTGCTTCGCGCCAGCACCGTCGCCCAGCACGGCCTCGACGCGGTAACAGCCGCCCTGCGCGACAAGAGCAGCGTGTTCGTCGGCCAGTCCGGCGTCGGCAAGTCATCCCTGGTGCACGCCCTGCTGCCGCAGGAGGAGATCAAGGTCGGTGCCCTGGCTGAACGCAGCGGCCTCGGCCGCCACACCACCAGCGCCGCGCGCTACTACCGCCTGCCCGGCGGCGGCGCCATCATCGACTCACCGGGGGTGCGTGAATTTTCCCTCTGGCACATGGCGGCGACGGAACTGGCACAGGGGTTCATCGAGTTCCGTCCCCATCTGGGCCATTGCCGCTTCCGCGATTGCAGCCACCGCCACGAACCGGGCTGCGCCCTGCGACAGGCGGTCGCCGACGGCACTGTCAGTGCCGAACGGCTGGCGAGTTTTCATCGCATGGTGGAGGCCGAAGCCGGGGGAAGAGGCTGA
- the motB gene encoding flagellar motor protein MotB, with protein sequence MALEDKKQPIVVKKIKKGGHGHHGGAWKVAYADFVTAMMAFFLLMWLLGSTTQEERAAIADYFQNPSAIQGPGGASTSMIKLGGSLEVPRGEKEPMRDASGETAKPTPEEIAEIIEDKARLDELMQKLKEQIESTPTLKDFKDQLLLDITSEGLRIQIVDRENRPMFDLGSTRLKPYTRAILRELTRTINEVPNHISLTGHTDATPYSREITDYSNWELSADRANAARREMLAAGMPERKFGRVVGLADSVMFDKENRFNPVNRRISIVVLNKATERAIGLTDEAPVVAPRSSATPPLPTVVPPAPVAPPVAAPEPAITPAIMPRPAPRGNSMENAIEGVLGPAPIR encoded by the coding sequence ATGGCGTTGGAAGACAAAAAACAGCCGATCGTCGTCAAGAAGATCAAGAAGGGCGGTCATGGTCACCATGGCGGCGCCTGGAAGGTGGCCTATGCCGATTTCGTGACGGCGATGATGGCTTTCTTCCTCCTGATGTGGTTGCTCGGTTCCACCACCCAGGAAGAGCGCGCCGCTATCGCCGACTACTTCCAGAACCCGAGCGCTATCCAGGGGCCGGGCGGCGCCTCTACCTCGATGATCAAGCTGGGCGGTTCGCTGGAGGTGCCGCGCGGCGAGAAGGAGCCGATGCGTGATGCCTCGGGGGAGACGGCCAAGCCCACGCCGGAGGAGATCGCCGAGATCATCGAGGACAAGGCCCGTCTGGACGAGCTGATGCAGAAGCTGAAGGAACAGATCGAGTCCACGCCGACCCTGAAGGACTTCAAGGATCAGCTGTTGCTGGACATCACCAGCGAGGGGTTGCGTATCCAGATCGTGGACCGGGAAAACCGTCCCATGTTCGACTTGGGCAGTACCCGGCTGAAGCCCTACACCCGCGCGATCCTGCGCGAGTTGACCCGCACCATCAACGAGGTGCCCAACCACATCAGCCTCACCGGCCATACCGACGCCACCCCGTACAGCCGTGAGATTACCGACTATAGCAACTGGGAGCTGTCCGCCGATCGCGCCAATGCCGCCCGGCGCGAGATGCTGGCCGCCGGCATGCCGGAGCGAAAATTCGGCCGCGTGGTGGGGTTGGCGGATTCGGTGATGTTCGACAAGGAAAATCGTTTCAACCCGGTGAACCGCCGCATCAGCATCGTGGTGCTCAACAAGGCCACCGAGCGCGCCATCGGGCTTACCGATGAGGCTCCGGTGGTGGCGCCCCGGTCATCCGCGACGCCGCCGTTGCCGACGGTCGTTCCCCCGGCGCCCGTTGCGCCACCCGTGGCCGCCCCCGAGCCGGCCATTACCCCCGCCATCATGCCGCGTCCGGCCCCGCGTGGCAACAGTATGGAAAACGCCATCGAGGGCGTCCTCGGTCCCGCCCCGATCCGATAG